One Glycine max cultivar Williams 82 chromosome 4, Glycine_max_v4.0, whole genome shotgun sequence DNA segment encodes these proteins:
- the LOC100305900 gene encoding plant invertase/pectin methylesterase inhibitor superfamily protein precursor, translating into MTTISNCSLLFLFLFLSTLHIASTLSTPTNFIKSSCSTTQYPALCIQSLSVYASTIQQDPHELVQTALSLSLNHTEATKTFVAKCNKFRGLKPREYAALKDCAEEISDSVDRLSRSLKELKLCKVKGEDFTWHISNVETWVSSALTDESTCGDGFAGKALNGKIKEAIRARMVNVAQVTSNALSLINQYAAQH; encoded by the coding sequence ATGACAACAATATCAAATTGCTcccttctcttcctcttcctcttcctctccaCCCTCCACATAGCTTCCACCCTCTCAACCCCCACCAACTTCATCAAGTCCTCCTGCAGCACCACCCAGTACCCAGCCCTCTGCATCCAGTCCCTCTCCGTCTACGCCTCCACCATCCAGCAAGACCCCCACGAGCTCGTCCAGACAgccctctccctctccctcaacCACACCGAGGCCACCAAAACCTTCGTCGCAAAATGCAACAAATTCAGAGGCCTCAAACCGAGAGAATACGCTGCCTTGAAGGACTGCGCTGAAGAAATCAGTGACAGCGTCGACCGGCTCAGCCGGTCGCTGAAGGAACTCAAATTGTGTAAGGTGAAGGGTGAGGACTTCACGTGGCACATCAGCAACGTTGAGACGTGGGTGAGTTCGGCTTTGACCGATGAGAGCACTTGCGGCGATGGGTTCGCCGGGAAGGCGCTGAATGGGAAGATTAAGGAGGCGATTAGGGCTAGAATGGTCAATGTTGCTCAGGTTACTAGCAATGCTCTCTCGCTTATTAATCAGTATGCTGCACAACACTAG